Proteins encoded in a region of the Fundulus heteroclitus isolate FHET01 chromosome 2, MU-UCD_Fhet_4.1, whole genome shotgun sequence genome:
- the rbm28 gene encoding LOW QUALITY PROTEIN: RNA-binding protein 28 (The sequence of the model RefSeq protein was modified relative to this genomic sequence to represent the inferred CDS: deleted 2 bases in 1 codon; substituted 1 base at 1 genomic stop codon): MPAQTIFVASLPGSATNERLEEIFSEIGPVKQCFVVREKGTEKCRGFGFVTYSMEEDAQRALKEVKEYDGKKLSLSVAKKKIREKKKTEKEAASAPSQEEQETRDPKKKISKHGRLVIRNLSFKCTESDLKEAFEKFGTVVEASIPLKPDGKKRGFAFVQFKNISAATKALQALNLKEIKGRQVAVDWALPKEKYIAAQQTLSSGNKVAEEADAKTGSDSEDEEEEEEERKPSAEKKNSGLKATAEQAKAPESSDEDDIEEEDDGDDEETEEDDDDEEEKRXRKEEEEEDDDEDDDDDDDDDDDDGLDSDDDYDESEDDEKEEGISSGPKQMSKKRLPSDVQEGRTVFIRNLSFDTDEEGLEEVLLQFGELKYVKIVLHPDTQHSKGLAFAQFQTKEAADSCIAAAQDETENGGIRVDGRKLIIVAAVSREDAVKLKVDKKKVDTGSRNLYLAREGLVRAGTKAAEGVSEADLAKRLRFEEIKRAKLRDMNIFVSKNRLCVHNLPKSVDNKKLKALCLKALNGIKGVRITECRVMYDRKPEKGQVMGQSLGYGFVQLQDHEQALATLRYLNNNPNIFGPHKRPIVEFSLEDTRKLKLKEMQKQRNKDFIQNRPVKGPVNKSQIGSDTKRPKSGGDKGQSSSQPTGKEKVTTEGQNKNYSGFLTKREIEHVELQNGKKRRKVLPLPSHRGPKIRMRDKGKQQVPPAKKAKPAPKKNTRQRQLIEKPTQARKQKFKSAKKPFQSRGGDRFDSLVEQYKRKLMGGNDKNTSMKRNKWFDS, translated from the exons ATGCCTGCGCAAACCATTTTCGTGGCTTCTCTGCCAGGATCGGCAACAAACGAACGCCTTGAGGAAATATTCTCCGAAATCGGTCCAGTGAAACAATGCTTCGTGGTTAGAGAAAAAG GAACAGAGAAATGTCGGGGATTTGGCTTCGTCACTTATTCCATGGAAGAAGATGCACAGCGGGCCTTGAAAGAAGTAAAAGAATACGACGGGAAAAAGCTCTCCCTCTCGGTGgctaaaaagaaaattagagagaaaaagaaaacag AGAAAGAGGCAGCATCAGCACCATCCCAGGAGGAGCAGGAAACCAGAGACCccaagaaaaaaatatccaaacatGGCAGACTTGTCATAAGGAATCTGAGTTTTAAG TGCACAGAAAGTGACCTAAAAGAAGCATTTGAAAAGTTTGGCACTGTTGTGGAGGCCAGTATACCCCTGAAACCTG ATGGAAAGAAGCGCGGATTTGCCTTTGTccagtttaaaaatatatcagcCGCCACAAAGGCACTTCAAGCTCTAAACCTGAAAGAGATAAAAG GTCGGCAGGTAGCGGTTGACTGGGCTTTGCCAAAAGAAAAGTATATTGCTGCACAGCAGACTTTAAGTTCAG GGAATAAAGTTGCAGAGGAGGCCGATGCAAAAACAGGAAGCGATTCtgaggatgaagaggaagaggaagaagaaaggaaacCATCAGCTGAGAAGAAAAA CAGTGGGTTAAAGGCAACTGCAGAGCAAGCAAAGGCTCCTGAGTCAAGCGATGAAGatgatattgaagaggaggatgatggtgatgatgaagaaACTGAGGAAgacgatgatgatgaggaggagaagagatgaaggaag gaggaggaagaggaggatgatgatgaggatgatgatgatgatgatgatgatgatgatgatgatggcctTGATTCAGATGACGATTACGATGAGAGTGAAGATGATGAGAAAGAGGAAGGAATCTCATCag GTCCAAAACAAATGTCAAAGAAACGTTTACCGTCAGATGTGCAAGAGGGCCGAACAGTTTTCATCAG GAACTTGTCTTTTGACACTGATGAGGAGGGTCTGGAAGAAGTTCTTCTACAGTTTGGAGAGCTTAAATATGTAAAGATTGTTCTCCACCCAGACACACAGCATTCAAAAG GTCTTGCATTTGCTCAGTTTCAAACTAAAGAGGCAGCAGACAGCTGCATAGCTGCAGCCCAAGATGAGAcagag AATGGCGGAATCCGTGTGGATGGCAGAAAGCTGATAATtgttgcagcagtgagcagaGAAGATGCTGTGAAACTGAAGGTTGACAAGAAAAAAGTAGACACAGGCAGCAGGAACCTGTACCTGGCCAGAGAGGGAT TGGTCCGTGCAGGAACAAAGGCAGCAGAGGGTGTATCTGAGGCAGATCTTGCCAAAAGACTCAGA tttgaagAAATAAAGAGAGCCAAGCTCCGGGACATGAACATATTTGTGTCGAAAAACCGCCTTTGCGTCCATAACCTGCCGAAATCCGTCgacaataaaaaactaaaagcacTCTGCCTTAAAGCTCTAAATGGCATCAAAGGAGTTCGGATCACAGAG TGTCGAGTCATGTATGACAGGAAGCCAGAGAAAGGCCAAGTGATGGGTCAGTCTCTAGGCTACGGTTTTGTTCAGCTCCAGGACCACGAGCAGGCTCTCGCCACTCTGCGTTACCTTAACAACAACCCCAACATCTTTGGCCCTCACAAG agACCCATCGTTGAGTTCTCCCTGGAGGACACCAGAAAGCTCAAActcaaagaaatgcaaaaacagagaaataaa GATTTCATCCAAAATCGACCTGTAAAAGGACCAGTGAACAAGTCCCAGATAGGTTCAGACACCAAAAGACCAAAGTCGGGTGGAGATAAAGGCCAGTCCTCGTCGCAGCCGACAGGAAAGGAGAAAG TGACCACAGAAgggcaaaataaaaactattcagGTTTTCTGACCAAACGTGAGATTGAACATGTCGAGTTGCAAAATGGAAAGAAACGAAGGAAGGTTCTGCCTTTACCCTCCCATCGTGGACCCAAGATCAG AATGCGGGACAAAGGGAAGCAGCAGGTCCCCCCCGCCAAGAAAGCAAAGCCTGCACCTAAAAAGAACACGCGCCAAAGACAACTAATTGAAAAGCCTACTCAGGCCAGGAAACAG aagTTTAAGAGTGCTAAGAAACCGTTCCAGAGCAGGGGCGGAGACCGTTTCGATTCCTTGGTGGAGCAGTACAAGAGAAAACTGATGGGCGGCAATGACAAGAACACCTCCATGAAAAGAAACAAGTGGTTTGATAGTTAA